The following are encoded together in the Misgurnus anguillicaudatus chromosome 14, ASM2758022v2, whole genome shotgun sequence genome:
- the sla2a gene encoding src-like-adapter 2 — MGSLVSRYRRLFVANSQEHLVLSDGAAENHLYTAVALCNISNRSNEHTISIGEKLNIISEEGDMLRVCSALTGTESFVARNCVSKVYDRWLFEGITRRNAEELLLLPQNHTGSFLIRDSQTCPGNYSLSIRQHSGHTHKIKHYRILLLHNGWFCIHPSRPFSTLNQLVNYYSRSANGLCHLSEPCVIRDSNTIAEHVSSPRVIQRPNFNWREVTRSMIQRQPKRTNPDSLVSEGLRETMNAYIYLTEESCCED, encoded by the exons ATGGGCAGTCTAGTGAGCAGATACAGGCGCCTATTTGTTGCTAACAGCCAGGAACACCTAGTGTTGTCAGATGGAG CTGCAGAAAATCACTTGTACACGGCAGTGGCTTTGTGCAACATATCCAACAGGTCCAATGAACATACAATATCTATAGGAGAGAAACTGAATATAATATCAGA AGAAGGTGACATGTTGAGGGTTTGTTCTGCATTAACTGGCACAGAGAGTTTCGTTGCTCGCAACTGTGTTTCCAAAGTGTACGATCG GTGGTTATTTGAAGGGATCACCAGGAGAAATGCAGAAGAGCTTCTGTTGTTGCCCCAAAACCACACAGGATCTTTTTTAATTCGGGATAGCCAGACATGTCCTG GTAACTACTCACTCTCGATTCGACAACACAGTGGTcatacacacaaaataaagCACTACAGAATCCTATTGCTTCATAATGGCTGGTTTTGTATCCATCCAAGCAGACCCTTCTCCACGTTAAACCAGTTGGTAAACTATTATTCAC GTTCTGCCAATGGTCTCTGTCATCTGTCTGAACCTTGTGTAATTCGTGATTCGAACACAATTGCAGAGCACGTGTCTTCACCTAGAGTAATCCAGAGGCCTAATTTTAACTGGAGAGAGGTCACGAG GTCAATGATTCAAAGGCAACCAAAGAGGACAAATCCGGACAGTTTGGTCAGTGAAGGACTACGAGAGACTAtgaatgcatatatttatttaacagaGGAATCATGTTGTGAGGACTGA
- the trpc4apa gene encoding transient receptor potential cation channel, subfamily C, member 4 associated protein a, translating into MIVNMPAKRNGLLTLSALSRSVEASSTRGRATPSTERRKRSDCNFLFGAVQEDEVMATLLGPESPRTGGKKRTRNRNVLTRIRQGQIAGRGFSRGTQLPEVLLQDRDKRAKWHGIPILVQELYDSSDLNSDFIRTHTVLKELSSLLSMEAMSFVTEDRKTAHESTFPNTYTFDLFGGVDLLVELLMRPTLMTLQKPKMNDDLVKDCLSVLYNCCICTEGVTKSLAARDDFVLFLFTLMTNKKTFLQTATLIEDILGVKKEMIQLEWIPDLSGLVQSFDQQQLANFCRILSVTISEPDVGNDDKHTLLAKNAQQKRNTSPSRAEVNQVTLLNIPGFIERLCKLATRKVSEATGTSNFLQELEEWYTWLDNTLVLDALMQIATDEAEHSSTESSDESSLATIPMRHRLPQSMKIVHEIMYKVEVLYVLCVLLMGRQRNQVHKMLAEFRLIPGLNNLFDKLIWRKYTASNHVVHGQNENCDCSPEISFKIQFLRLLQSFSDHHENKYLLLNAQELNELSAISLKANIPEVEALVNTDRSLVCDGKKGLLTRLLTVMKREPPDSSFRFWQARAVESFLRGATSYADQMFLLKRGLLEHILFCIIDSGCKSRDVLQSYFDLLGELMKFNIDAFKRFNKYVNTEEKFQVFLTQINSSLVDSNMLVRCIVLSLDRFESQTEDVKVVEVLSECCLLSYMARVENRLSFLFRLVNIINVQTLTQENVSCLNTSLVILMLARRRGKLPFYLNALREKEYAEKYPGCLLNNFHNLLRFWQHHYLNKDKDSTCLENSSCIPFSFWKETVSVLLEEDRTSPCAIITYIDEPYMELDRDLLEN; encoded by the exons atgaTTGTTAATATGCCTGCGAAGAGAAACGGCCTTTTAACCTTGAGCGCCCTCTCCCGGTCAGTTGAAGCATCGTCCACACGGGGGCGCGCGACACCCAGCACTGAACGTCGAAAGCGCAGCGATTGTAACTTCCTGTTTGGAGCAGTTCAGGAAGACGAAGTAATGGCGACGCTACTGGGGCCCGAGTCCCCTCGGACGGGAGGAAAGAAACGTACTCGTAACAGGAATGTCCTCACCAGAATACGACAGGGTCAGATCGCTGGCCGGGGTTTTAGCAGAGGAACGCAG CTTCCAGAAGTTCTTCTTCAAGATCGAGATAAGAGGGCGAAATGGCACGGGATTCCCATCTTAGTCCAAGAGCTGTACGACAGCAGTGATCTCAACAGTGACTTCATCCGCACCCACACTGTGCTGAAG GAGCTGTCGTCTTTGCTGTCCATGGAGGCCATGTCTTTTGTAACCGAGGACAGGAAAACCGCACATGAATCCACCTTTCCAAACACTTACACCTTTGACCTGTTTGGTGGTGTAGAT CTGCTGGTGGAGCTACTGATGAGGCCCACCCTGATGACATTACAAAAACCCAAGA TGAATGATGATTTGGTTAAGGACTGCCTTAGTGTGCTGTACAACTGCTGCATATGT ACAGAAGGGGTTACAAAAAGTTTGGCAGCGAGAGATGATTTTGTCCTATTTCTTTTCACTTTAATGACAAATAAGAAGACATTTTTGCAAACTGCAACGTTAATTGAGGATATTCTTGGAGTTAAAAAG GAGATGATTCAGCTGGAGTGGATCCCTGATTTGTCTGGATTGGTGCAAAGCTTTGACCAACAGCAGCTTGCAAACTTCTGCCGCATCCTCTCCGTCACCATTTCGGAGCCTGATGTGGGCAATGATGACAAACACACCCTCCTGGCCAAAAACGCACAGCAGAAACGCAACACCAGCCCCTCTCGCGCTGAGGTCAACCAGG TCACACTTCTGAACATCCCTGGCTTTATTGAGCGTCTCTGTAAATTGGCCACGCGGAAGGTTTCCGAGGCCACCGGAACGTCAAACTTCCTCCAGGAACTGGAGGAATGGTACACTTGGCTCGACAACACGCTTGTGCTCGATGCACTCATGCAAATAGCAACAGATGAGGCCGAGCACAGCAGCACAG AATCGTCTGATGAGAGCTCATTGGCCACTATCCCTATGAGGCATCGTTTGCCTCAGTCTATGAAGATCGTTCATGAGATCATGTATAAGGTGGAAGTTCTTTACGTGCTGTGTGTTTTGCTCATGGGTCGACAAAGGAACCAG GTGCACAAAATGTTGGCGGAGTTTCGGTTGATTCCTGGCCTCAATAACCTCTTTGACAAGCTCATCTGGAGGAAATATACTGCCTCTAATCACGTTGTCCATGGACAGAATGAGAATTGCGATTGCAGTCCC GAAATCTCATTTAAAATCCAGTTCTTGAGGCTTCTGCAGAGCTTTAGTGACCATCACGA AAATAAATACCTGCTTCTGAACGCTCAGGAGCTGAATGAGTTAAGTGCTATCTCACTAAAGGCTAACATCCCCGAGGTGGAGGCTCTGGTAAACACTGACAG GAGTCTGGTGTGTGATGGTAAGAAAGGCCTCCTTACGCGTCTTCTTACTGTTATGAAAAGGGAACCGCCAGATTCTTCATTCAG GTTCTGGCAGGCCAGAGCTGTCGAGAGCTTCCTCAGAGGGGCCACCTCATATGCAGACCAGATGTTTTTACTGAAGAGAGGTTTGCTGGAG CACATCCTCTTCTGCATCATCGACAGCGGCTGCAAATCCAGAGATGTCCTGCAGAGCTACTTTGATCTATTGGGAGAGCTTATGAAGTTTAACATCGATGCCTTTAAAAGATTCAACAAATATGTCAACACAGAAGAGAAG TTCCAGGTGTTTCTCACCCAGATCAACAGCTCTCTGGTGGACTCCAACATGCTCGTCCGCTGTATTGTTCTCTCACTGGATCGATTCGAAAGCCAGACGGAGGATGTGAAAG TGGTTGAAGTTCTCTCTGAGTGCTGTCTGCTGTCCTACATGGCTCGAGTGGAGAACAGGCTGTCCTTCCTATTTAGGCTGGTTAACATCATCAATGTGCAGACCCTCACACAG GAGAACGTGAGTTGTCTCAACACCAGCCTGGTGATTCTGATGCTGGCTCGGCGGAGAGGAAAACTTCCGTTCTACCTGAACGCCCTGCGGGAAAAGGAATATGCTGAGAAATATCCTGGCTGCCTGCTCAACAACTTCCACAACCTGCTGCGCTTTTGGCAGCATCACTACCTCAACAAAGACAAGGACAGCACATGTCTGGAGAAT AGCTCCTGTATTCCCTTCAGTTTCTGGAAGGAGACTGTTTCAGTACTGCTCGAAGAGGACAGGACTTCTCCTTGTGCCATTATCACCTACATAGATGAGCCTTATATGGAACTAGACAGAGACCTTCTAGAGAATTGA